A genomic stretch from Nodosilinea sp. E11 includes:
- a CDS encoding response regulator has protein sequence MTKKVLLIDDDSEIQEVTQIAIRKIAGWETIAATTGAEGLSKARLEAPDAILLDISMPDMDGFQVFEQLQLDPLTQVIPVVLLTAKALPSDRRRFAAMKVAGVITKPFDPVTVWSQVEKFLGWSP, from the coding sequence ATGACTAAAAAAGTGCTGCTGATTGACGATGACTCGGAAATTCAAGAGGTAACTCAGATCGCTATTCGCAAAATTGCTGGATGGGAAACGATCGCTGCCACAACCGGAGCGGAAGGACTTAGCAAAGCAAGGCTAGAAGCTCCAGATGCCATTCTGCTTGATATCTCAATGCCCGATATGGATGGCTTTCAGGTATTTGAGCAACTGCAATTAGATCCACTAACTCAGGTCATTCCGGTTGTATTGCTGACAGCAAAGGCTCTACCCAGCGATCGTCGTCGCTTTGCCGCCATGAAAGTTGCTGGGGTAATCACCAAACCGTTTGATCCCGTCACGGTTTGGTCTCAAGTCGAAAAATTTTTAGGATGGTCACCTTAA
- a CDS encoding helix-turn-helix domain-containing protein, protein MPRPLHLEPHFSADELKSRYLAGGDPVESRRWHLLWLVHTQTTLTDAAKAVGLNYDYAREVVKAYNRDGAAGLRNRRKAQRPQQSRSLLNPK, encoded by the coding sequence ATGCCTAGACCCCTCCATCTCGAACCTCATTTTTCAGCTGACGAGCTTAAATCGCGCTATCTGGCTGGCGGTGACCCCGTCGAGTCTCGACGTTGGCATCTGCTATGGCTAGTTCACACGCAAACGACCCTGACCGATGCAGCTAAAGCCGTTGGGCTGAACTATGACTATGCCCGAGAGGTGGTGAAAGCGTACAACCGTGATGGCGCTGCTGGCCTGCGCAATCGACGCAAAGCCCAACGACCGCAACAGTCTCGTAGTCTGCTCAACCCCAAGTAG
- a CDS encoding response regulator, with protein sequence MKILLVEDDQLTSDLLTTTLSENRHVVDLATDGAIALEFAELWDYDLILLDVNLPKLDGVQVCREIRSRDDTTPILMLTAQEADEDVIAGLDAGADDYVIKPCKPEHLLARIRALLRRKTDSPASTLVWGALSLDLVSCRVTYHQQNITLRRKEYMLLELFLRYPQRVFSRSAILDHLWTVDNFPSEGAVTNLIKDLRHRLTSVGLPQDVIETVHGLGYRLKPVSQEPVPDQSLERDGKAQPDHPLSIEHLQERFQDSIQQRLLLLKDAEQMLLAGNWSEELRQRVKQEVHRLAGSLGMYGYERASDVARSLDRLLAGDIAIDQSQTAQCGQWLAELQQQLSRPPNPVSQPAPSQLNPLVLMISENDHWAEALQQAVRNWDLRVEVVPDWSPAQQQYVLDVPAAIAIESRGSRLDEHDLDVLREIKQQFPLVPVLMLAEQDDLISHVVASRVGSQRYLVKPLTPAQFFEAITQLLPQMQAAKAEQVRVLIVDDDPSIHPILTRLLQPWGLEVLSLEEPERFWQVLTQTHPDLVLLDVEMATFNGIELCRVMRQDTRYSDLPILVITAHTEPDYIQQVFDAGADDLLRKPIVDSEFVTRVINRLERSYLQRQVNRLRRQQTQQLYQQATVDALTQIANRRAFDEFLQQSWQRLQGEHSLSLILCDVDQFKLYNDRYGHLAGDRCLQQVASTLQQCIRPGIDQVARYGGEEFVLVLPDTSASGAVSVADRIQDAIAHLKIPHSEDAAYSYLSLSLGITSAVPSAGKSFTDLIAMADRALYAAKEKGRNSYCLYPL encoded by the coding sequence ATGAAAATTCTACTTGTTGAAGACGATCAGCTTACAAGTGATTTATTAACGACCACGCTTTCAGAAAATCGTCACGTGGTTGACCTGGCAACTGATGGGGCGATCGCGTTAGAGTTTGCAGAACTTTGGGATTACGACTTGATCCTGCTGGATGTGAACCTGCCAAAACTGGATGGGGTTCAGGTCTGTCGAGAAATTCGCTCTAGGGACGACACAACCCCGATCCTGATGTTAACAGCGCAGGAGGCGGATGAAGATGTGATCGCCGGGTTAGACGCTGGAGCCGATGATTATGTAATCAAGCCCTGCAAGCCAGAACATTTGTTAGCCAGAATTCGGGCCCTACTGCGACGGAAAACGGATAGCCCTGCTTCAACCCTTGTCTGGGGTGCATTGAGTCTTGATCTCGTATCGTGTCGAGTCACGTATCACCAGCAGAACATTACGCTGCGGCGGAAAGAATACATGCTGCTGGAACTATTTCTGCGGTATCCGCAGCGGGTTTTTAGCCGGAGTGCTATTCTTGACCATCTCTGGACGGTTGATAACTTTCCTAGCGAAGGAGCCGTTACGAATCTGATCAAAGACTTGCGTCATCGATTAACCTCGGTAGGATTGCCCCAAGATGTGATCGAAACCGTCCATGGGTTGGGCTATCGGCTGAAGCCTGTGTCTCAGGAGCCAGTACCAGACCAAAGCCTAGAGCGTGACGGCAAGGCTCAGCCCGATCACCCCCTCTCAATCGAGCACCTTCAAGAACGGTTTCAGGATTCCATCCAACAGCGACTGTTGCTTTTAAAAGACGCTGAACAAATGCTGCTGGCGGGTAACTGGAGCGAGGAACTGCGGCAGCGGGTGAAGCAGGAGGTGCATCGGTTAGCAGGCAGCTTGGGAATGTACGGATATGAGAGAGCGTCTGACGTGGCTCGATCGCTCGATCGCCTGTTAGCTGGAGATATAGCTATCGATCAGAGCCAGACTGCTCAGTGTGGGCAGTGGTTAGCGGAACTGCAGCAGCAACTGAGCCGACCGCCCAATCCTGTCAGCCAACCCGCTCCATCTCAATTGAACCCGCTCGTACTCATGATTAGCGAGAACGATCATTGGGCAGAGGCGTTACAGCAGGCAGTCCGTAATTGGGATCTGCGGGTCGAGGTTGTTCCCGATTGGTCACCGGCTCAACAGCAGTATGTTTTAGATGTTCCGGCGGCGATCGCGATCGAGTCGAGAGGCAGTCGCTTAGATGAGCATGACTTGGATGTTCTGCGGGAGATCAAGCAGCAGTTTCCTTTGGTGCCGGTGCTCATGCTGGCAGAGCAGGATGATTTGATCAGCCATGTTGTGGCTTCACGGGTGGGCAGCCAACGATACCTGGTCAAACCCCTGACGCCGGCTCAGTTCTTTGAAGCCATCACGCAGCTATTGCCTCAAATGCAAGCTGCCAAAGCTGAACAGGTAAGGGTGTTAATTGTGGATGATGACCCCAGCATTCACCCGATCTTGACGCGCCTATTGCAGCCCTGGGGATTGGAGGTCTTGAGTTTAGAGGAACCGGAGCGATTCTGGCAGGTATTGACCCAAACCCATCCCGATCTGGTGCTGCTAGATGTAGAAATGGCCACCTTCAATGGGATTGAGCTTTGCCGGGTGATGCGGCAAGACACTCGATATAGTGACCTGCCCATTCTCGTGATTACGGCTCACACGGAACCCGATTACATCCAGCAGGTGTTTGATGCTGGAGCCGATGATTTGCTGCGCAAACCCATCGTCGATTCTGAATTTGTGACCCGGGTGATCAATCGCCTTGAGCGATCGTATTTGCAGCGGCAGGTGAACCGGTTGCGCCGTCAGCAGACGCAACAGTTGTATCAGCAGGCAACAGTAGATGCCTTGACTCAAATTGCCAATCGTCGGGCATTTGATGAGTTTCTCCAGCAGTCTTGGCAACGACTGCAAGGAGAACATTCCCTCTCCCTGATTTTGTGTGATGTGGATCAATTCAAGCTTTATAACGATCGCTACGGGCACCTGGCCGGAGATCGTTGTTTGCAGCAAGTGGCTAGCACGCTGCAACAATGTATTAGACCTGGAATTGACCAGGTTGCCCGTTATGGTGGGGAGGAATTTGTGCTTGTTTTACCTGATACTTCTGCCAGTGGGGCCGTTAGCGTTGCCGACCGGATCCAGGACGCGATCGCTCACCTGAAGATCCCTCATAGTGAGGATGCTGCTTACAGTTACCTTAGCCTGAGCCTGGGTATTACCAGTGCAGTGCCTTCCGCAGGTAAATCTTTTACGGATTTAATTGCCATGGCCGATCGGGCGCTTTATGCTGCCAAGGAGAAGGGGCGCAATAGTTATTGCTTGTATCCGCTGTAA
- a CDS encoding efflux RND transporter permease subunit gives MGVFSIANLFIRRPVLTTVVTLLIVLMGAISIPMLPVNNLPDIAPVKVNVTSAYVGADAQTVEDTVTSALERQINGVDGMEYITSASSNDGISSIGVFFKTGSDKDINQVNVQNRVAVVQPSLPDVIKQTGVTVRASSASTLLVYGFNAENDEYDNIFISNYLDLYLVDELKRVPGVGDLAILGERTYAMRLWLDPNAMAARGMTAGDVVAALQSQNVQVGVGALGNEPAPSDQAANFPVRVRGKLRDEKEFAAVVLKTLPNGAVVQVKDVGRVELGAQNYTASTLVDGKSGVAISIAQAPGSNAVDVADQIKERIHELENSFPPGLKATLVFDVTEFIEASQEEVLHTLLEAIALVVLVIFIFLQDWRTTLIPAIAIPVSLLGTMAFALIMGFSINTLTMFGLVLATGLVVDDGIVVVEAIAAKMEETGMGARQAAFEAMGEITGAVISMSLVLMAVFVPVSFFPGATGVMYKQFALIIVFSILISTFNALSFSPSMSALLLQPHHGEGRGPLAWFFRKFNQGFGWVIDRYGKLLNALIRVRMLVIGAFILGLIATVMIYKTVPSGFIPEEDQGLFLGIVQAPEGVALKYTDRVGTEVQRILQTYPEVESSVMVTGYGLDGSGPNKGTFFAKLKPWAERQTPEQSAAGILARLNHDFAQNQDAIIQAFSPPAVPGFSATGGFEFMLQDRSGGKLSFDEFLASANDIIAKANQHPALKGVFTQFTTSTPQYEIDFDRARLNAQNIDFGQALSTLSTYIGSRYVNDFTLGQRSYRVYVQADQDYRSTLDDLRQVYIRTRDGELVQLNAVATIQPIVGPSIINHFNLFRSIKIQGQPAPGSSSGEAIAAIDQIFKEVASPDLGYEWTGLSREEVKSGGQAGAIFGLGILVVFMVLAAQYESYIDPIIILLTVPLAIFGALLFVLLRGLVNDLYCQIAMVMLIGLAAKNAILIVEFANQSRKQGMTIAQAAIHASQQRFRPILMTALAALVGFYPLVVASGAGAASRWSLGTAVFGGLLIATIVNYLITPVLYVVIKNLELQFLKGEPPSDQPPQGPDRAPFDGATSQPPALADLPSPTVRLEGEGTA, from the coding sequence ATGGGTGTTTTTTCGATCGCCAATCTCTTCATCCGTCGCCCGGTGCTGACGACGGTGGTCACCCTGTTGATTGTCTTGATGGGGGCGATCAGCATTCCCATGCTGCCCGTGAATAACCTGCCGGACATTGCCCCGGTCAAGGTGAATGTCACCAGTGCCTACGTGGGTGCCGATGCCCAAACCGTTGAAGACACCGTCACCTCGGCCCTCGAACGGCAGATCAACGGCGTAGATGGCATGGAATACATTACCTCCGCCAGCAGCAACGACGGCATCAGTTCGATCGGGGTGTTCTTTAAGACCGGTAGCGACAAGGATATTAACCAGGTCAACGTGCAAAACCGGGTGGCGGTGGTACAGCCCTCGCTGCCGGATGTGATCAAGCAAACGGGGGTGACCGTCCGCGCCTCTTCTGCCAGTACCCTGCTGGTCTATGGCTTCAACGCCGAGAACGACGAATACGACAACATTTTCATCAGCAACTACCTCGATCTCTACCTGGTCGATGAGCTGAAGCGGGTTCCGGGCGTGGGCGACCTGGCGATTCTGGGAGAACGCACCTACGCCATGCGGCTCTGGCTCGACCCCAACGCCATGGCGGCGCGGGGGATGACGGCGGGGGATGTGGTGGCGGCGCTGCAATCGCAAAACGTGCAGGTGGGGGTGGGAGCGCTGGGCAATGAACCCGCTCCTAGCGATCAGGCGGCCAACTTTCCGGTGCGGGTGCGGGGCAAGCTACGGGACGAAAAAGAATTTGCCGCCGTGGTGCTGAAAACGCTGCCCAATGGTGCCGTGGTGCAGGTAAAAGATGTGGGCCGGGTGGAACTGGGAGCCCAGAACTACACGGCCAGCACCCTCGTCGATGGCAAATCGGGCGTGGCCATTAGTATTGCCCAGGCCCCCGGCAGCAATGCGGTGGATGTGGCTGATCAGATTAAAGAACGGATTCACGAACTCGAAAACAGCTTTCCACCGGGGCTAAAAGCCACCCTGGTGTTTGACGTCACCGAGTTCATCGAAGCCTCCCAGGAGGAAGTGCTGCACACGCTGCTGGAGGCGATCGCCCTGGTGGTGCTGGTGATCTTCATCTTCCTGCAAGACTGGCGCACGACGCTCATTCCGGCGATCGCGATTCCGGTGTCCTTACTGGGGACGATGGCGTTTGCGCTGATCATGGGCTTTTCGATTAATACCCTGACCATGTTTGGTCTGGTGCTGGCCACGGGGCTGGTGGTCGATGACGGGATTGTGGTGGTGGAGGCGATCGCCGCCAAGATGGAAGAGACGGGCATGGGGGCACGCCAAGCCGCGTTTGAGGCAATGGGCGAGATCACCGGGGCCGTGATCTCGATGTCGCTGGTGTTGATGGCGGTGTTTGTGCCGGTGTCCTTCTTTCCAGGGGCGACGGGAGTGATGTATAAGCAGTTTGCGCTGATTATCGTCTTCTCCATTTTGATTTCCACATTTAATGCCCTCAGTTTCTCGCCCAGTATGTCGGCCCTGCTCTTGCAGCCCCACCACGGCGAGGGCCGGGGGCCGCTGGCCTGGTTTTTCCGCAAGTTTAACCAGGGGTTTGGCTGGGTAATCGATCGCTACGGGAAATTGCTAAACGCCTTAATTCGAGTCCGAATGTTGGTCATCGGAGCATTTATCCTGGGGCTAATCGCTACCGTCATGATTTATAAAACGGTGCCCTCTGGCTTTATTCCCGAGGAAGACCAGGGCTTGTTTCTAGGCATTGTCCAGGCTCCCGAAGGCGTCGCCCTGAAGTACACCGATCGGGTGGGGACAGAGGTGCAGCGCATTCTGCAAACCTACCCGGAAGTCGAGTCGTCAGTCATGGTGACCGGCTACGGGCTGGACGGCAGCGGCCCCAATAAAGGCACATTCTTTGCCAAGCTAAAGCCCTGGGCAGAACGACAAACTCCCGAACAGAGCGCAGCCGGAATACTGGCCCGGCTCAACCACGACTTCGCCCAGAACCAGGATGCCATCATTCAAGCCTTTAGCCCGCCGGCCGTTCCCGGATTTAGCGCCACCGGCGGCTTTGAGTTCATGCTGCAAGATCGTTCTGGTGGCAAACTGAGCTTTGATGAGTTTCTGGCATCGGCCAACGACATTATCGCGAAAGCCAACCAACACCCAGCCCTAAAAGGCGTCTTTACCCAGTTCACCACCAGCACGCCGCAGTACGAAATCGATTTTGATCGGGCTCGCCTCAATGCCCAAAATATCGACTTTGGGCAGGCCCTTTCGACCCTGAGCACCTACATCGGCAGCCGCTATGTGAATGACTTTACCCTGGGGCAGCGCAGCTACCGGGTCTATGTCCAGGCCGACCAAGACTACCGCAGCACGCTAGACGATCTGAGACAGGTATACATTCGCACGCGGGACGGCGAGCTGGTGCAGCTAAATGCCGTCGCCACCATTCAGCCAATCGTTGGGCCTTCTATCATCAACCACTTCAACCTGTTCCGCTCTATCAAAATTCAGGGACAGCCTGCTCCCGGTTCCAGTTCTGGAGAAGCGATTGCGGCGATCGATCAGATCTTTAAAGAAGTCGCCTCCCCGGATTTGGGTTACGAGTGGACGGGGCTCTCTAGAGAAGAAGTGAAATCGGGTGGCCAGGCGGGAGCGATCTTTGGTCTAGGCATTCTGGTGGTGTTCATGGTGCTGGCCGCTCAGTATGAAAGTTATATTGACCCGATCATCATTCTGTTAACCGTGCCGCTGGCCATTTTTGGGGCCTTGCTGTTTGTTCTGCTGCGGGGCCTAGTGAATGACCTGTACTGCCAAATTGCGATGGTGATGTTGATTGGTCTGGCCGCAAAAAACGCGATTCTAATTGTGGAATTTGCTAACCAGTCCCGCAAGCAGGGGATGACGATCGCCCAGGCCGCAATTCATGCGTCTCAGCAGCGGTTTCGTCCGATTTTGATGACGGCCCTGGCCGCCCTCGTGGGGTTCTATCCGCTGGTGGTGGCTTCTGGTGCAGGGGCCGCCAGTCGCTGGTCGCTGGGCACAGCGGTGTTTGGTGGGCTATTGATTGCCACCATCGTCAACTACCTGATTACCCCGGTCTTGTATGTGGTGATTAAGAATCTGGAATTGCAGTTTCTCAAGGGTGAACCGCCCTCCGATCAACCGCCCCAAGGCCCCGATCGCGCCCCCTTTGACGGGGCAACTAGCCAGCCACCAGCCCTTGCAGATCTGCCCTCTCCCACAGTTCGCCTGGAAGGAGAAGGAACTGCCTAG
- a CDS encoding PAS domain S-box protein, translating into MSDRLNNYLRTPQQVVAANHFEVEQGTLNLNDLEQLRRQLWQQMILNPSVPSTMYWSEQGRGLGYGRLSSEEGQDLIQQLTGKTFPLGEIYLQVVEPNYRQFYQVDSQGKPQILIYQLKNDFRDLPWYRQSIAIGKQHWTPVFTSRVIPGLQILAVAPVQNAAGKTQGLFTSNYFLADFSRFLNTLQVSPTGQMFIMERSGDLVATSILSEEWAMKHVNGQPDYLPAVDSQDHPTRDIADQILQQFGNLQTIRDAQQLSLVVDGARQFVQVTPYKDNYGLDWLLVTVISESDFMAEIQAQKARTILLCWGTLLATSALGVLVARRITGPLHRLNIAASNIAQNNFAHSVPIGGLGEVKQLSQSFQQMAEELQLSFQLKTDYEQELKQQVAERTTELVQARDLREVIFNESTDGIFLVELLPTTRILDCNERAVELFEAESKAELIGIQGSTLQKQPYTEAELAEIAAELEQKGFWSREIEYVTKKGKSFWGNLAAKPIFVAGQGMQLVRLTDISDRKQIEAQLRRTEQWLQQYSRQSPTTIYTVVLEPDGRVWFEYISAAVEGMHEVSREQVLADAQILLSQIHPDDRAGYLEATAHSAETLDMFCHEWRIVTPSGQIKWQQGNSQPEQRPSGAIAWHGVVQDITARKQVEELLRESEERFRQAFDNAAIGIALVAIGGRFLKVNRSLCEMLGYSEAEMLERSFQDITPPADLDSDLELAQQMLSGERRTCQLEKRYVHKQGTTVWALLCVSLVKDSAGQPLYFVSQIQDISDRHKLDVMKEEFISVVSHELRTPLTSIRGSLGLLETGVLNDEPETAKRMLQVALNSTDRLVRLVNDILDLERLESGKVPLVLDICDVCDLMGQAVELVQAIADQATVTLVWEPLSASVQAAPDAIVQLLTNLLSNAIKFSPPGSTVSLKAAVIDQSLAHKIDQECPSRGFQHSRFSSAPPTMPLSQNAVIVPCSIVFSVADQGRGIPPEKLETIFERFQQVDSSDSRQKGGTGLGLAICKSIVQQHQGAIWAESILGQGSTFYFTLPTAA; encoded by the coding sequence GTGAGCGATCGCCTCAACAACTACTTGCGGACACCTCAACAGGTGGTCGCGGCGAATCATTTCGAGGTGGAGCAAGGCACCTTGAACCTGAATGACTTGGAGCAACTGCGGCGGCAACTTTGGCAGCAAATGATACTAAACCCATCAGTCCCTAGTACTATGTACTGGAGTGAACAGGGGCGCGGGCTGGGGTATGGGCGATTATCTTCAGAGGAAGGGCAAGACTTAATTCAGCAACTAACCGGTAAAACCTTTCCGCTGGGAGAGATTTATTTGCAAGTAGTTGAACCGAATTACCGTCAATTTTATCAGGTTGACTCCCAGGGCAAACCTCAAATATTGATTTATCAGCTCAAGAATGACTTCCGAGATTTACCCTGGTATCGGCAATCAATAGCTATTGGCAAACAACATTGGACACCTGTATTTACTAGTCGGGTTATACCAGGTTTGCAAATTCTAGCAGTCGCTCCCGTTCAGAATGCAGCTGGGAAAACTCAGGGATTGTTTACCTCTAACTATTTTTTGGCAGACTTTAGCCGATTTCTGAATACACTACAGGTATCTCCTACCGGACAAATGTTCATCATGGAGCGATCGGGGGATCTGGTTGCCACCTCCATTTTGTCGGAAGAATGGGCAATGAAACACGTGAATGGCCAACCCGATTACCTCCCTGCTGTAGATAGCCAGGATCACCCAACCAGGGATATTGCTGACCAGATCCTTCAACAGTTCGGGAATCTTCAAACGATTAGGGATGCTCAACAACTGAGTTTGGTAGTGGATGGTGCGCGACAGTTTGTGCAAGTCACGCCCTACAAAGACAACTACGGGTTGGACTGGCTTTTGGTTACGGTGATCTCCGAATCTGACTTTATGGCCGAGATTCAAGCACAAAAGGCTCGCACTATTCTTCTCTGCTGGGGCACTCTGTTGGCAACGAGTGCCCTGGGAGTATTGGTTGCCCGCCGCATTACTGGTCCACTCCATCGGCTTAATATTGCCGCTAGTAATATTGCACAGAATAACTTTGCTCACTCGGTGCCCATTGGTGGACTGGGGGAAGTAAAACAGCTTTCTCAATCCTTCCAGCAGATGGCAGAAGAACTACAGTTGTCTTTTCAATTAAAGACCGATTACGAGCAAGAGCTGAAGCAGCAGGTCGCAGAACGCACGACAGAACTAGTGCAGGCCAGAGACTTACGGGAAGTCATTTTTAACGAGTCAACCGACGGAATTTTTTTGGTAGAACTACTCCCAACCACCCGAATCTTGGATTGCAATGAACGCGCTGTGGAATTGTTTGAGGCAGAGAGTAAAGCCGAACTGATTGGTATTCAAGGCTCAACGCTGCAAAAGCAGCCCTACACCGAAGCTGAACTGGCTGAAATCGCGGCGGAACTGGAACAAAAGGGGTTTTGGAGCCGAGAGATTGAGTACGTTACCAAAAAAGGCAAATCTTTTTGGGGGAACTTAGCAGCGAAGCCTATTTTTGTCGCCGGGCAGGGGATGCAGCTCGTGCGACTAACCGATATTAGCGATCGCAAGCAGATTGAAGCGCAGCTGCGCAGAACAGAACAATGGCTGCAACAATACAGCCGCCAGTCTCCCACTACCATCTACACCGTCGTGCTGGAACCGGATGGACGCGTGTGGTTTGAGTACATCTCTGCTGCTGTAGAAGGCATGCATGAGGTTTCGCGGGAACAGGTTTTAGCCGATGCCCAGATTCTGCTCAGTCAGATCCATCCCGATGATCGGGCCGGTTATTTAGAGGCCACCGCTCACAGTGCTGAGACCCTAGACATGTTTTGCCACGAGTGGCGCATTGTTACACCCTCTGGCCAGATCAAGTGGCAACAGGGCAACTCGCAACCTGAACAACGCCCTAGCGGGGCGATCGCCTGGCATGGCGTGGTTCAAGATATTACTGCCCGCAAACAGGTGGAAGAATTGCTCCGCGAAAGTGAAGAACGCTTTCGGCAGGCCTTTGATAATGCGGCGATCGGCATTGCCCTCGTGGCCATCGGGGGGCGGTTTCTCAAAGTCAACCGCTCGCTCTGCGAAATGTTGGGCTACAGCGAAGCCGAAATGCTGGAGCGCTCGTTCCAGGACATTACGCCCCCGGCCGACCTCGATAGCGACTTGGAACTGGCGCAGCAGATGTTGAGCGGTGAACGACGCACCTGTCAACTGGAGAAGCGATATGTCCACAAACAGGGCACCACCGTCTGGGCTTTGCTTTGCGTCTCTCTGGTAAAGGATAGTGCAGGTCAACCGCTGTATTTTGTGTCCCAGATTCAGGATATTAGCGATCGCCACAAGCTAGATGTGATGAAAGAAGAATTTATTTCCGTGGTCAGCCACGAACTGCGTACCCCCTTGACGTCGATTCGCGGCTCACTTGGCCTCTTAGAAACCGGCGTTCTCAATGATGAACCGGAGACCGCCAAGCGGATGCTACAGGTTGCCCTCAACAGCACCGATCGTCTGGTTCGCTTGGTAAACGACATTCTAGATTTGGAGCGGTTGGAATCGGGTAAAGTACCGCTGGTGCTGGACATTTGCGACGTCTGTGATTTGATGGGGCAAGCCGTGGAATTGGTGCAGGCCATTGCCGATCAAGCTACCGTTACCCTCGTTTGGGAGCCCCTATCGGCCTCAGTTCAAGCCGCTCCTGATGCGATCGTTCAGCTGCTCACCAACCTCCTGAGCAATGCCATTAAGTTTTCACCACCAGGAAGTACCGTGTCGCTCAAGGCCGCAGTGATCGATCAATCTCTGGCCCATAAAATTGATCAGGAATGCCCAAGCAGGGGTTTTCAACATTCCAGGTTCTCGTCTGCTCCCCCTACCATGCCACTGTCCCAGAATGCTGTGATCGTCCCTTGCTCCATTGTATTCTCCGTTGCGGATCAGGGACGGGGGATTCCTCCAGAGAAGCTGGAAACCATTTTTGAGCGGTTCCAGCAAGTGGATTCCTCAGATTCTCGTCAGAAGGGGGGAACGGGCTTGGGGTTAGCGATCTGCAAGAGTATTGTGCAGCAGCACCAGGGCGCTATTTGGGCTGAGAGCATCTTAGGACAAGGAAGCACCTTTTACTTTACGCTGCCAACCGCAGCATAA
- a CDS encoding response regulator, with translation MSAKLILLLHESEDDSIEEIISVCLNYMAGWNVVSIPFTYEGINRLLSKQPDAILLDVLLCEMPGLSIRQRRLIKKLKSYPLTQASPILLVTDKASWFTPEQLQALGITGAIEKPFDPVTLPAQIAKILHWSE, from the coding sequence ATGTCGGCCAAGTTGATTTTGCTACTTCATGAAAGTGAAGACGACAGCATAGAGGAAATTATCAGCGTCTGTTTAAACTACATGGCGGGTTGGAATGTCGTTTCTATTCCTTTCACCTATGAAGGAATAAACCGACTACTGAGTAAACAACCCGATGCAATCTTGCTGGATGTGCTGCTGTGTGAAATGCCCGGACTGAGCATCCGACAAAGACGCCTCATCAAAAAGTTGAAAAGCTATCCGCTCACCCAAGCCAGCCCTATTCTACTGGTAACAGACAAGGCCAGTTGGTTCACCCCAGAACAGCTACAAGCTTTAGGGATCACAGGGGCGATCGAAAAGCCCTTCGACCCAGTTACGCTGCCTGCTCAGATCGCCAAAATCCTGCACTGGAGTGAATAA
- a CDS encoding IS630 family transposase produces the protein MSSAWSNPCKCLVPGIAKAIRRPRRPLKKLPERKAELEQQYPEALVEAWSFDEHRLGLKPIIRKVWAKVGQRPLALVDPRYEWTYLYGFVHPTTGDTEWLILPRVNGDWFNQALATFAEQIEAGPHKQILLVIDGAGWHTCKDLVIPDGIHLEVLPPYSPELQPAERLWRLADEPLYQVRLINHT, from the coding sequence ATCTCAAGCGCTTGGAGCAATCCCTGCAAGTGCCTCGTCCCCGGCATCGCAAAGGCGATCCGGAGGCCCAGGAGGCCTTTAAAGAAACTCCCGGAGCGTAAGGCTGAACTAGAACAGCAATATCCTGAAGCTCTCGTCGAAGCGTGGTCGTTTGATGAGCATCGCCTCGGCTTAAAACCGATTATTCGCAAGGTGTGGGCCAAAGTCGGGCAGCGACCGTTGGCCTTAGTTGACCCACGCTATGAGTGGACGTACCTCTACGGGTTTGTTCATCCCACGACCGGCGATACCGAATGGCTGATTCTGCCTCGGGTGAATGGCGATTGGTTTAACCAAGCCCTAGCCACCTTTGCCGAGCAAATTGAGGCTGGCCCGCATAAGCAGATTTTGCTGGTGATAGATGGGGCTGGATGGCACACCTGCAAAGATCTAGTGATACCCGACGGCATTCATCTAGAGGTATTGCCGCCTTACTCACCCGAGTTACAGCCGGCAGAACGGCTTTGGCGACTCGCCGATGAACCCTTATATCAAGTCCGCTTAATCAACCACACTTAG
- a CDS encoding winged helix-turn-helix domain-containing protein, translating to MEARLQFPPDDDGVWSGPKVAQVIAEVTGVPKVWPQRGWDYLKRLEQSLQVPRPRHRKGDPEAQEAFKETPGA from the coding sequence TTGGAAGCTCGATTGCAATTCCCACCCGACGATGACGGGGTCTGGAGTGGGCCTAAGGTCGCTCAGGTGATCGCTGAAGTCACTGGGGTGCCTAAGGTCTGGCCCCAGCGGGGGTGGGACTATCTCAAGCGCTTGGAGCAATCCCTGCAAGTGCCTCGTCCCCGGCATCGCAAAGGCGATCCGGAGGCCCAGGAGGCCTTTAAAGAAACTCCCGGAGCGTAA